One part of the Acidobacteriota bacterium genome encodes these proteins:
- a CDS encoding tetratricopeptide repeat protein: MANDAAPLASGTNWEKKQVFVMASVCLVVGMAIGYLFRGSQPAAPPAASAGPAETATRASMAGGRPTLEQMKQMADKKAEPLLEKLKSDPNNSALLNQVALVYKSTHQFKEAASYFDKALQSDPKNVAIRTDLASCLYYNGDVEEAIAQLNQSLHDDPKDANTLFNLGMIKWQGKQDGKGAVAAWQELLKSNPQLSADRKAAVKKLIAGVQAQGKS, from the coding sequence ATGGCAAATGATGCCGCGCCGCTCGCTTCGGGAACGAACTGGGAGAAGAAACAAGTGTTCGTGATGGCATCGGTTTGCCTGGTAGTTGGCATGGCGATCGGCTACCTGTTCCGTGGATCGCAGCCTGCCGCACCCCCGGCCGCTTCGGCGGGCCCGGCTGAAACAGCCACACGTGCAAGCATGGCTGGCGGAAGGCCAACTCTCGAGCAGATGAAGCAGATGGCTGACAAGAAGGCGGAGCCGCTACTCGAAAAGCTCAAGAGCGATCCCAACAACAGCGCTCTGCTCAATCAGGTGGCACTGGTCTACAAGTCCACTCATCAATTCAAGGAAGCGGCCTCGTACTTCGACAAGGCATTGCAATCCGACCCCAAGAACGTTGCCATTCGCACTGACCTCGCTTCGTGCCTGTATTACAACGGCGATGTCGAAGAAGCGATCGCACAGCTGAACCAATCGCTGCACGATGACCCCAAGGATGCGAATACATTGTTCAACCTTGGCATGATCAAGTGGCAAGGGAAACAAGACGGCAAGGGAGCAGTAGCCGCCTGGCAGGAATTGCTCAAATCAAATCCGCAGTTGAGCGCGGACCGTAAGGCCGCAGTAAAAAAGTTGATCGCTGGTGTCCAGGCGCAAGGTAAGAGCTAA
- a CDS encoding ribonuclease HI family protein, with translation MSVFVAYVDGGSLGNPGPSGIGVVMDSPERDPIRISKWIGHQDNNVAEYIALLEALQCALNLNASGLQVYSDSQVVVRQMRGEYVCRSPRLYSLHWICRKLARSLSFSINHVSREDNLEANRLANAGARRQNC, from the coding sequence ATGTCAGTATTCGTAGCTTACGTTGATGGCGGCTCGCTGGGAAATCCTGGACCATCCGGGATTGGCGTCGTCATGGACTCTCCCGAACGCGATCCCATCCGAATTTCCAAGTGGATCGGCCATCAGGACAACAACGTAGCCGAGTACATCGCCCTGCTCGAAGCCTTGCAGTGCGCCCTCAATCTCAACGCCAGTGGCTTGCAGGTCTATTCCGATTCCCAGGTCGTTGTCCGCCAGATGCGCGGCGAATATGTTTGCCGCAGCCCGCGCCTGTATTCCCTGCATTGGATTTGCCGCAAGCTAGCTCGCTCCCTGAGTTTTTCCATCAACCACGTGTCGCGCGAAGATAATCTTGAAGCTAACCGACTGGCGAACGCGGGCGCGCGCCGGCAGAACTGCTAG
- a CDS encoding SMI1/KNR4 family protein has protein sequence MSVWDVLSQPKRDWQANGPASQDEIALLESRARAVLPAEYLELLRFSNGGEGPVALPPLWFQLYAVKDCIELCHTNQQVLECFPTFMFFGSNGGLESIAFDLRIGPPWPIVTIDQVAGPESAKEIAPNMAAFIEAIGLEAEGD, from the coding sequence ATGAGCGTGTGGGACGTCCTCAGCCAACCAAAACGCGACTGGCAGGCTAATGGGCCAGCTTCACAAGACGAAATCGCACTCTTGGAATCGAGGGCAAGAGCAGTTCTACCAGCGGAATATCTTGAACTCTTGCGATTCAGCAATGGGGGAGAAGGGCCTGTTGCATTGCCGCCTTTATGGTTTCAGCTCTATGCAGTGAAGGATTGCATCGAACTCTGTCACACTAATCAGCAAGTTCTTGAATGTTTTCCGACCTTCATGTTCTTCGGCAGCAACGGCGGACTTGAGTCTATTGCATTCGACCTACGTATCGGGCCACCTTGGCCTATTGTGACGATTGACCAGGTTGCAGGGCCAGAGAGCGCGAAGGAAATTGCGCCCAACATGGCGGCCTTCATTGAGGCCATCGGCTTGGAGGCCGAAGGGGATTAG
- the galE gene encoding UDP-glucose 4-epimerase GalE: MAILVVGGAGYIGSHAARALRRAGYEAIIYDSLVNGHRRLAQGFELVEGDIADEAKLRPVLKRVEGVMHFAAAAYVGESVENPRKYFRNNVEGALSLLNSTLDAGIRRFVFSSTCAVYGEPAKVPITEDNSRQPVNPYGTSKLFCEYALEAYDHAYGFRSARLRYFNAAGADESGEIGEMHTPETHLIPLALAATQDGAELKVFGTDYPTPDGTCVRDYVHVNDLADAHVRALQHLEKGGESIALNLGSGNGDSVLAVIHAAEAATGKPVRRTMGPRRAGDPPVLVADPTLAKKVLGWKATRGLPEIVSSAWKWMQRVQSGA, from the coding sequence TTGGCAATTCTGGTAGTAGGCGGGGCAGGTTATATCGGCAGTCATGCGGCACGCGCTCTGCGGCGGGCTGGATACGAAGCGATCATTTACGACAGCCTGGTGAATGGCCATCGACGGCTGGCTCAGGGATTTGAGTTAGTCGAGGGCGACATTGCCGATGAGGCGAAGTTGCGGCCAGTATTGAAGCGGGTCGAAGGAGTGATGCACTTTGCCGCAGCCGCCTATGTCGGCGAGTCGGTCGAGAACCCGCGAAAATATTTCCGCAATAATGTGGAAGGCGCGCTAAGCCTGTTGAATTCCACACTCGATGCGGGGATTCGTCGCTTTGTTTTTTCGTCAACCTGCGCGGTGTATGGCGAGCCGGCAAAGGTGCCGATCACGGAGGACAATTCGCGGCAGCCGGTGAATCCATACGGAACGTCCAAATTATTTTGTGAGTACGCGCTTGAAGCCTACGACCACGCGTATGGATTCCGGTCGGCACGCTTGCGCTATTTCAACGCCGCCGGGGCGGATGAAAGCGGCGAGATTGGCGAGATGCACACGCCGGAAACCCATCTGATTCCGCTCGCTCTCGCGGCCACGCAAGACGGCGCCGAACTGAAAGTCTTCGGCACCGACTATCCAACGCCGGATGGAACGTGCGTGCGCGACTACGTCCACGTGAACGATCTGGCGGACGCACACGTGCGGGCGCTCCAGCATCTGGAGAAAGGCGGCGAGTCGATCGCTCTCAATCTTGGATCAGGCAATGGGGATTCCGTGCTGGCGGTGATTCATGCGGCAGAGGCGGCGACTGGCAAACCTGTGCGGCGCACCATGGGGCCAAGGCGAGCGGGAGATCCGCCGGTGCTGGTAGCGGATCCTACCCTGGCAAAAAAAGTATTGGGATGGAAAGCGACTCGGGGACTGCCGGAGATTGTTTCGAGTGCGTGGAAGTGGATGCAGAGGGTTCAGAGCGGGGCGTAA